In Primulina huaijiensis isolate GDHJ02 chromosome 4, ASM1229523v2, whole genome shotgun sequence, the DNA window CCTTCTACTATGTGCCTGCTTGCTTCCTCACGTGAAGCATGTCCCCTTGTCACAAAAAGACCAGTCCCATTACTATTGAATAATGGGAGTAATCTTATCTATAAAAACATCATGGGGGTATGGGCAGGCACTGGTATTTAAAAAGATAGAGGTGATAACATCTTTTTGTTCTCTCTTGCATTGCCCATATAATACTGCTTCCAACTTGCATTCTTGGTCCCCTCATCTCACACTGTGTCTGAAGTATGggatttcaaattattaatgaAATTCCACTCAACTTATATGTGCCAAAACTTCAAAACagatcttgttttttttttttaatatataatattaaaaaaccaCTTTTAGATGACATTCTTTTCAGCAGGATATGTTGCGACCATAACTCAGTTTGTTTGAAGGATTTTATAAGATACTTATAACTCTGAAACTACCGGAGTAACTTGGCTGGCCTTAAGCGTCCCGCTTCGTTTATCCTACTAGTTTCTTTTTCATTTCAGTACTCCTTCATTGTGGGATTTGTTATTTTGGTGCACTCGATGATTATCTTGAACGATCACCACAAACATGAGTTGAACAtctgaaataaaatatcaatctGGGTGTTGCTCTCCTGAATCCCTTATTTGTTATTTGCATCAAAGTACATGATTAAGGACGACGTTTTAGGTTGCGAAACTTATCGTATATGGTGCTTTTCTTTTGTATGATTTACATATTTGGGCTTAAATGATGAGATATCAGAACATGCATATCCTAACATGTTTCAAGTTAATGCTACATGTGATCTGAATATTTTGGTGTTCCACAATAAGAATCATCTTAAATCTAAGACAGTAAGCTAAAAGGAGACCTTATCCGAGAGAGATATATGTATTGTATTCAGGTTGCAGAATATAAACCAGAAAGCGAGGAAGACAACGACAGCTTGTACTGGAGACGAACAAAATACATTGAAGGCGAAGATGGGGAGCTTTCGTGGTTCAACGCCGGAGTTAGAGTGGGTGTAGGCATTGGCCTTGGAATTTGCTTGGGCATTGGTATCGGGGTCGGTTTGTTGGTTCGTAGTTACCACACCACCACCCGAACGTTTAGAAGGCGCCTTTTCTAATGATTAAGCAATGTAATATATTTGCCTTGTCGTGATGTAATGTGGAACAGCCATTAGGTTGTGGGTTTTGAGTGCATGGTTACTTGGTTGCCATTTTCTTCTGTTTATCTAAGCTTCTGGATTAATGTTGATAaaggaaagaagaaaaaaagttCATACATGGCTAAGACTAGTGTCGGAGCCGAGCTGAGCTGCTCTCGAATGTCTGATAAAAGATCGAGTTGAACGCCATTTCGAGCTGCTTTGAGTCGAGCTCGTGTAGCAGACTGCGAATCTTATTTTATCCTAAATTTATCATTAACTATATGGTTCAAAATccaaatttgtaaaaaaattaataattattattcgaTTTTGAGCAAGTTGGAGCTTTGAGTGCACCCTTAGCTCAGAGTACAATCTTGGATTTTGCATGTTAGTCCTTTCTACTGCTATTGTTTACAGGTAGATAGGATTATTGTTGCAAATTCTGTTGGTTTTATAAATTCGTAACATTTGAATCCCACGTGTAAACGAAAAACTTGATAAATTATTTCGAATTTTTCGAGGTTACGCTCGTCGTTTCGTGATGGAATCTCCGCCACATCCGGTAGCGTCGGAGTCTGGTTAAACACCATCAATGAAACGATGAGCCTAATGAATCTAAATAGTACCTTGCTATCTAACCTGGATTCTAATTACCAATAGCTAGCATCTTCAGTACATGATTGGGAAATATACCATGAAATGAGTTGGTTAAAAAGTATCCAATGCACGAATATAATACCctgaaaaagaattttttagcattttaaagatAAGATGATCCATCATCCATGGTTACAGTTATGTTATCTTTGGATAAATCCAAATATTATTGAGTTTGTAATAAGCTTATTTCAACATCTCATGCGATTCAGCTTATGGATGAAGCGACGCACCGGGTTCTGGAGCAACCTCGGCTCCTGCAAAGCCATTCGATATGTTCTTGTCGAGGCCCCATAACTTAGAAGTTTTGACATCATCCAATGCCATTTGCCTTGAGAACTCCTCATGATCATACTGCAGAGTGGCTTTGCCTCCAAACTCAGTTGGGAGGTTGTCCACATCAAAATACGACCTCATAAGCTCGACGCTATCTTTGTTCTTCGGGTACACAAATTTCACCTTCTGGAATGTCTTGGAATCTAAAAAGTATTTAACCACCTGCAAATGTTTGAATAACAATGAATGCAAACACAAACAAGAAAGATATCGGCGACAATTGAAAATTGTCGTGTCAAGGATGATGTATCACCGACCTTCCAAAATGCTTCAAATATACGAGGGGGATTGTACAGAAATGCTACGGCTAATCTCTCTGGATAATGATTTTGTAATATATTGACTGTATCTCGAGCCGACTTGATAGGGACGTTGGTGCTCATAGACCAACCCGTAAAGTCTATCAACCATGCCATCTGCTCCTGCCCTTCTGGGAGATTAAGTATGGCGTTCTCGATGAGATAAACAAGGTGTTTAATCTGGTTATCAAGTGATGCAGTATTCTGTAAACATACAAAACCTCAGTTTAGATAGGAAAATGTTGAAATTTAACTAACTCGCAATGTCAGTGAGCTTGTTCATTAACCTGCAATCCTGGTCTTAATATAAGAACGGTCCTACCATGTCGATCATGAAAATTTGCACGGAACACCTTGCCAGTCTCGCCTTCTATTGCAATTTCAGGCTGAGAATTAAAGAGGAGATAGATTGTTGATCGATGATGACAAGTataaaacaaaatcaataaCATTATACCAGGCGTATAAGATACATCGCAATTTACATCCGTGATACTCCATGCTTTTAAGTTTTAACCATCATTAGAAAATGACATGATCGTAGATTTTTTGAGCTTTTCTTACCCAGCGGATTTCTTCTGGTTTATAGCTCGATCGCCATCTCAATGACTCTTCCAACATTTTCTTCGACTTATCGACATTCCAATTCCGAGCTTCCAAATACCTCTTCAAACAAGCATCACTGCAATACTGCAGGTTACGACCTGAAAGTGGTCCGAGGGAAGCCTTTAGCTCAGTGACCTGAAAGTAGGCAGAAAATATAATTGAGTTAGGACAAATATACCAACTCCATAAATTTCCAAGTCTTCGTAATTTGCCAAATGTCCAATAAAAAGATCAAGGAAACATTGTTAGGACATTTAGTCCAAACACAAAAGGTACGCCATTGAGTCCAACTACAAAAGATTAAGCTTTTAACCTCGGAGAACCTCCCAAATTTATTAACCAATCCATAATTTCTTGTGTGGTCATAACACTCAT includes these proteins:
- the LOC140975243 gene encoding uncharacterized protein codes for the protein MFRRRSNSSHDDESIELQHERKVTELKASLGPLSGRNLQYCSDACLKRYLEARNWNVDKSKKMLEESLRWRSSYKPEEIRWPEIAIEGETGKVFRANFHDRHGRTVLILRPGLQNTASLDNQIKHLVYLIENAILNLPEGQEQMAWLIDFTGWSMSTNVPIKSARDTVNILQNHYPERLAVAFLYNPPRIFEAFWKVVKYFLDSKTFQKVKFVYPKNKDSVELMRSYFDVDNLPTEFGGKATLQYDHEEFSRQMALDDVKTSKLWGLDKNISNGFAGAEVAPEPGASLHP